A DNA window from Niabella yanshanensis contains the following coding sequences:
- a CDS encoding alpha/beta hydrolase, which produces MPAWGITILIVLAVYAGISIAIYYLQEYFLFKPEKLPRDFQFFYENQQVDEYNLETHDDAVVNGLHFKTSQPKGVVLYLKGNSKSIKGWGKFAVDFTRHGYDVIMFDYRGFGKSTGRRSQKGIQQDLQMIYNEVKKKVEEKYIILYGRSLGSGFATKLASVNNPRMLILESPYYSLKKVAAQFVPFMPLSLALRFPLPTYKWIRYVKCPIFIIHGTNDRLIPLASSVKLSQINPDRTRLYTVIGGGHKNLNNFPPYHKMLEEIIHYKEAPINLEGSSYQKDHKQ; this is translated from the coding sequence ATGCCTGCCTGGGGAATAACCATATTGATTGTATTGGCTGTTTATGCCGGCATTAGCATTGCTATTTATTACCTGCAGGAGTATTTTTTGTTCAAGCCCGAAAAGCTACCCAGGGATTTTCAATTCTTTTACGAGAACCAGCAGGTAGATGAATACAATTTAGAAACTCATGATGACGCTGTTGTAAACGGCCTGCACTTTAAAACCAGCCAACCCAAAGGCGTGGTACTGTATCTAAAGGGTAATTCCAAAAGTATTAAGGGCTGGGGCAAGTTTGCGGTGGATTTTACCCGGCATGGATATGACGTGATTATGTTTGACTACCGGGGATTTGGCAAAAGCACCGGCAGGCGTTCTCAGAAAGGCATTCAGCAGGATTTGCAGATGATTTATAACGAAGTAAAGAAAAAGGTAGAGGAGAAATATATCATTTTATACGGGAGGTCCCTGGGCTCGGGCTTTGCCACCAAGCTGGCTTCTGTCAATAATCCACGTATGTTGATATTGGAGTCGCCTTATTACAGCCTTAAAAAGGTAGCAGCTCAGTTTGTACCTTTTATGCCTTTGTCGTTGGCTTTGCGTTTTCCGCTTCCTACATATAAGTGGATCCGGTATGTGAAATGCCCCATCTTTATTATACATGGGACCAACGATAGGCTGATCCCGCTGGCATCATCGGTAAAGCTTTCGCAGATTAACCCGGACAGAACACGCTTGTATACAGTAATTGGAGGCGGACATAAGAACCTCAATAATTTTCCGCCTTATCATAAAATGCTCGAGGAGATTATTCATTATAAGGAGGCGCCCATTAACCTTGAAGGCAGTAGTTATCAAAAAGATCACAAACAATGA
- the rmuC gene encoding DNA recombination protein RmuC has product MEMIIYTSIGVIAGLLIGWLLGKSRATSGIQSVKDEAQIKYNELDRELIALKATSASELAAAQQQLADRQQEYHIIKADLLALSTELDNSRQQYAAVKAAYDTNRQTLIEKNNEYLRTRSLSENLQAEQGALHQQLATSLATNKALTEKLHTQKEEMEAMSKKFNTEFENIANRILETKTSTFTELNKNNMKNLLEPLGQNIREFKQQVQDAYGKESNERFSLQNEVKNLLLLNQQLSKEAQNLTRALKSESKTQGRWGELILEKILDKSGLRKNEEFFMEYQLFGPDGKALLSAVSGKKMRPDALIVYPDSRHVIVDAKVSLNAFIRYAEAEDEVTQEAELLAHARAVKNHIDQLHVKAYDDYDKSMDFVMMFVPNEAAYFAALKGDANLWEYAYDRRILLISPTNLIAALKLLADLWKRERNDRNSMEIASRAVKMYDKLVSFVENLDAVGKHLENARGKYDDAVKQLHTGKDNFFSQAGKMKSLLNYNKPKDFQQAKLDLGEDNDLGED; this is encoded by the coding sequence ATGGAAATGATTATTTACACATCGATTGGCGTTATTGCAGGATTACTGATTGGATGGCTTTTGGGTAAAAGCCGCGCTACATCTGGCATTCAGTCCGTTAAAGATGAAGCGCAAATAAAATATAACGAGCTGGATAGGGAGCTGATAGCCCTGAAGGCAACATCGGCTTCAGAACTGGCCGCGGCACAACAGCAACTAGCTGATCGTCAGCAGGAATATCATATTATTAAGGCCGATCTGCTTGCTTTGAGTACCGAACTGGATAATAGTCGTCAGCAATACGCTGCCGTTAAAGCAGCTTATGATACGAACCGGCAAACCCTTATTGAAAAAAATAATGAATACCTGAGAACCCGCTCTTTAAGCGAAAACTTGCAGGCTGAGCAGGGAGCATTGCATCAGCAATTAGCTACTTCATTGGCTACCAATAAAGCGCTAACCGAAAAGCTGCATACACAGAAAGAAGAAATGGAGGCCATGAGCAAAAAGTTCAACACCGAATTTGAGAATATTGCCAACCGGATACTGGAAACTAAAACCAGCACTTTTACCGAGCTCAATAAGAACAATATGAAAAACTTACTGGAGCCGCTGGGACAGAACATCCGCGAGTTTAAGCAGCAGGTGCAGGATGCCTATGGTAAAGAAAGCAATGAACGCTTCTCCTTGCAGAACGAAGTAAAGAACCTGCTGTTGCTGAACCAGCAGTTAAGTAAGGAAGCGCAAAATTTAACCAGGGCTTTAAAAAGCGAATCAAAAACGCAGGGCCGTTGGGGTGAGTTAATACTGGAAAAGATACTGGACAAATCGGGGCTCCGTAAGAACGAAGAGTTTTTTATGGAGTACCAGCTGTTTGGCCCCGATGGCAAAGCCTTGCTAAGTGCAGTCAGCGGCAAAAAAATGCGCCCGGATGCTTTGATTGTTTACCCCGATAGCCGGCATGTGATTGTAGATGCCAAGGTATCATTGAATGCATTTATAAGATATGCAGAGGCAGAAGATGAAGTTACACAGGAAGCTGAGCTTTTAGCGCATGCGCGTGCGGTAAAGAATCATATAGACCAGCTTCATGTGAAGGCCTATGACGATTATGATAAGTCGATGGATTTCGTAATGATGTTTGTGCCAAATGAAGCCGCGTATTTTGCAGCATTAAAGGGTGATGCCAATCTTTGGGAATATGCGTATGACCGGCGTATCCTTTTGATCAGTCCGACCAATCTTATTGCAGCCCTAAAGCTATTGGCCGATTTATGGAAGCGGGAAAGAAACGACCGAAACAGTATGGAAATCGCCAGTCGCGCCGTGAAAATGTATGATAAGCTGGTGAGCTTTGTAGAGAACCTGGATGCAGTGGGCAAACACCTGGAAAATGCACGTGGCAAATATGATGATGCGGTAAAGCAACTGCATACCGGTAAAGACAATTTCTTTTCACAGGCGGGTAAGATGAAGTCTCTGTTGAATTATAATAAGCCCAAAGATTTTCAGCAGGCCAAGCTAGACCTGGGAGAAGACAATGATTTGGGAGAAGATTGA
- a CDS encoding DUF4488 domain-containing protein has translation MRKTIIETARSMALVLTSFFLSAFVADPQPKTKNLAGIWEMQINNRPTGFLKILGTGGEVTNVRLTPLGFVKTLSDSYEIQSDSTYIEKVTEHETNTLNQTNVVLRYQMDNPNTLTISYTIKNFHGKETYRRVPFTIVVN, from the coding sequence ATGAGAAAAACCATAATTGAAACGGCAAGAAGTATGGCCCTGGTTCTTACCTCCTTTTTTCTTTCGGCCTTCGTCGCAGACCCTCAGCCCAAAACAAAAAATCTGGCGGGTATCTGGGAAATGCAGATCAACAACCGGCCTACCGGCTTTTTAAAGATATTGGGCACGGGTGGTGAGGTTACCAATGTAAGACTCACACCACTCGGATTTGTAAAAACGCTTAGCGATTCCTACGAAATACAATCTGATTCTACCTATATTGAAAAAGTGACAGAGCATGAGACCAATACATTGAACCAAACAAATGTTGTATTGAGGTATCAAATGGACAATCCCAATACACTTACCATAAGCTATACCATCAAAAACTTTCATGGTAAAGAAACTTACCGGCGTGTACCGTTTACCATAGTTGTGAATTGA
- a CDS encoding helicase HerA-like domain-containing protein: MSGIFTFEQNYFQNTAMSNTSAFLEAVNNGYAFKGEKFKIGRAMLDGQVVEGADVFIPFKTLNRHGLIAGATGTGKTKTLQVLAEGLSDASIPVVLMDIKGDLSGIGAAGTSNEKIESRCQQLGVEFRPAAYPLEFLTLSNEKGTRLRATVSEFGPILLSKILDLNDTQSGLVAMIFKYCDDNKLPLLDLKDFIKVLQFVSDEGKTELEKDYGKVSTTSTGTILRKVIELQQQGADLFFGERSFDVEDLMRVSNDGRGMISIVRVTDLQDRPKLFSTFMLQLLAELYASSPEEGDMDQPKLVLFIDEAHLIFNEASEALLRQIETIVKLIRSKGIGIYFCTQNPMDVPASVLSQLGLKVQHALRAFTAADRKVIKQTAENYPETAFYKTDELLTQVGIGEALITMLNEKGVPTPLVHCMLRAPQSRMDVLTDAELNAIADSSKIARHYNEVIDSNSAYEILTQKLEAAASQKEEIAQQKEEAKAQKDEKGFFDNPIVKSVARTAGNTIVRSLLGAIGLSGGSRKRKSWF, translated from the coding sequence ATGAGTGGAATATTTACTTTTGAACAAAACTATTTTCAAAACACAGCTATGTCTAATACATCCGCGTTTCTTGAAGCAGTAAATAATGGCTATGCCTTTAAAGGAGAAAAATTTAAAATAGGCCGCGCTATGCTGGACGGCCAGGTAGTGGAAGGTGCCGATGTATTCATCCCTTTTAAGACCTTAAACCGGCATGGTTTAATTGCGGGGGCTACAGGAACCGGTAAAACCAAAACCCTGCAGGTACTGGCTGAGGGATTAAGTGATGCGAGCATACCTGTGGTGTTAATGGATATTAAAGGTGACCTGAGCGGTATTGGAGCTGCGGGCACCAGCAATGAGAAAATAGAAAGCCGCTGCCAGCAATTGGGTGTGGAATTTAGACCCGCGGCTTACCCTTTAGAGTTTCTCACCTTGAGCAATGAAAAGGGTACCCGGCTGCGCGCCACAGTAAGTGAGTTTGGCCCCATACTGCTTTCGAAAATTCTCGATCTGAATGATACGCAAAGCGGGTTAGTGGCTATGATCTTTAAATATTGCGATGATAATAAGCTGCCTTTGCTCGACCTGAAAGACTTTATTAAAGTGCTGCAGTTTGTAAGTGATGAGGGTAAGACTGAACTGGAAAAAGACTATGGTAAAGTATCCACCACATCTACCGGAACGATATTAAGAAAGGTAATTGAACTGCAGCAACAGGGGGCAGATCTTTTTTTTGGCGAAAGAAGTTTTGATGTTGAAGACCTGATGCGCGTGAGTAACGATGGACGGGGCATGATCTCTATAGTACGGGTAACAGATTTACAGGATCGTCCCAAGTTATTTTCTACGTTTATGCTACAACTATTGGCAGAATTATATGCGTCCAGTCCGGAAGAAGGAGATATGGATCAGCCCAAGCTGGTACTGTTTATCGATGAAGCCCATTTGATTTTCAATGAAGCCAGCGAGGCTTTGTTAAGGCAGATTGAAACCATAGTAAAGCTTATTCGTTCAAAGGGTATTGGTATTTATTTCTGCACCCAAAACCCTATGGATGTGCCCGCTTCGGTATTGTCACAGCTGGGATTGAAAGTGCAACATGCTTTACGTGCTTTTACAGCGGCAGACAGGAAGGTAATTAAGCAAACAGCGGAGAACTATCCCGAGACCGCATTTTACAAAACAGATGAATTACTCACACAAGTGGGTATTGGTGAGGCTTTGATCACCATGCTCAATGAAAAAGGGGTGCCCACGCCGTTGGTGCACTGTATGCTGCGGGCGCCGCAAAGTCGCATGGATGTATTAACAGATGCTGAATTAAATGCCATTGCAGATAGCTCTAAAATAGCCCGGCATTATAATGAAGTGATTGACTCCAATAGTGCGTACGAGATATTAACCCAAAAGCTGGAAGCTGCGGCCAGCCAGAAAGAAGAAATTGCGCAGCAGAAAGAAGAAGCCAAAGCGCAAAAGGATGAGAAGGGTTTCTTCGATAATCCTATTGTAAAAAGCGTAGCACGTACTGCCGGTAATACTATTGTGCGATCCCTGCTGGGGGCTATCGGGCTCAGCGGCGGAAGCAGGAAAAGAAAAAGCTGGTTTTAA
- a CDS encoding OmpA family protein produces MSINIVDLVKNYISPDLITRVSTSLGEGEDGISKALSGLIPSILGGVVAKGTQSEADAGQLLHEAKEANNSGLLGNLSSFFGNADLQSQGTGWFNKIFDGQSNIIIDTISNFAGIKSSSSGSLISMVTPLIMGLLGKQATENNMDANGFSRFLNTQKSNILSALPSGLGSLASMLGLGALGSTARETLENAEAASTATYNYAEQQAEKAGGGMKWLLPLLLLAALAFLLWWLMGKGCNKGEGTTGSDTVVTAPMDTAATLAPVTTTGALDTATGNYIYDVGANKEIKLADGTTLTVGENSTEARLYHMLNDAAFTVDTVNKSANWVVLDRVYFETGKSVLTAESAAQILNIASILKNFPKAAIKLGGYTDNTGDAAINKKVSAERAKIVSQEMIKAGADAKQVVEAEGYGPEFPVCEANDTPECKAQNRRVDLKVAVK; encoded by the coding sequence ATGTCAATCAACATTGTAGATCTTGTGAAGAACTATATATCTCCAGACCTGATAACAAGGGTAAGCACATCGCTTGGCGAAGGGGAGGATGGTATTTCAAAGGCGCTTTCGGGGTTGATACCTTCCATTCTGGGAGGCGTAGTAGCGAAGGGAACACAGTCGGAAGCAGATGCCGGACAATTGTTGCATGAGGCAAAAGAAGCTAACAATTCGGGTCTATTGGGCAATCTCAGCTCTTTTTTTGGTAACGCTGATTTACAGTCGCAGGGTACCGGTTGGTTTAATAAGATCTTTGATGGGCAGTCGAATATAATTATTGATACTATATCTAATTTTGCGGGTATAAAATCATCATCCTCCGGTTCGTTAATAAGCATGGTTACTCCATTAATTATGGGGTTACTGGGAAAGCAGGCAACTGAAAATAACATGGATGCCAATGGCTTCTCCCGGTTTTTAAATACGCAGAAATCGAATATTTTAAGTGCATTGCCTTCTGGTTTAGGTTCGCTGGCCTCTATGCTTGGCCTGGGGGCTTTAGGGAGCACTGCCCGGGAAACGCTTGAAAATGCCGAAGCAGCATCTACCGCAACGTATAACTATGCAGAGCAACAGGCAGAAAAAGCCGGCGGCGGCATGAAATGGTTGCTCCCGCTTTTGTTGTTGGCAGCACTTGCGTTTTTGCTCTGGTGGTTAATGGGTAAAGGCTGTAATAAGGGAGAGGGCACTACCGGTTCTGATACGGTAGTAACAGCCCCAATGGATACTGCTGCTACATTAGCTCCTGTTACAACAACTGGCGCCCTGGATACAGCAACCGGTAACTATATTTATGATGTAGGCGCCAATAAAGAAATCAAACTGGCAGATGGTACCACATTAACAGTGGGAGAAAACAGTACAGAAGCCCGGTTGTACCATATGCTTAACGATGCTGCGTTTACAGTAGATACAGTAAATAAGTCGGCAAACTGGGTGGTGTTGGACCGTGTGTATTTTGAAACGGGTAAATCGGTTTTAACTGCCGAGTCTGCAGCGCAGATATTGAATATTGCTTCTATTCTTAAAAATTTCCCTAAGGCAGCAATTAAACTGGGTGGTTATACTGACAATACAGGCGACGCTGCCATCAATAAAAAAGTATCGGCAGAGCGCGCTAAAATTGTTTCGCAGGAAATGATAAAAGCGGGTGCTGATGCGAAACAGGTAGTGGAAGCAGAGGGCTATGGTCCTGAGTTCCCTGTTTGTGAAGCGAACGATACTCCTGAGTGTAAAGCACAAAACAGGAGGGTAGACCTGAAAGTGGCTGTGAAATAA
- a CDS encoding response regulator transcription factor codes for MEANKPHILLCEDDPNLGNVLKNYLELNDYDVTLERDGRLGLAAFQREKFDLCLLDVMMPHMDGFTLAEEIRDIDADVPLFFLSAKTMKEDIIQGYKLGADDYITKPFDSEVLLLKIKAILKRNEELNKESENKEYNLSSYHFNPKLRQLIHGDNTQTLSPKENELLKMLAEHLNDLLPREQALKKIWGSDTYFNGRSMDVYIAKLRKYLKEDDKIEIVNIHGNGFRLVVQP; via the coding sequence ATGGAAGCAAATAAACCACATATTTTATTATGCGAAGATGATCCTAATCTTGGCAACGTCTTGAAAAATTATTTGGAGCTGAACGATTATGATGTAACGCTCGAAAGAGACGGAAGGCTGGGTTTGGCTGCATTCCAGAGGGAGAAATTTGATCTTTGCCTGCTGGACGTAATGATGCCACATATGGATGGCTTTACGCTGGCAGAAGAAATACGCGATATTGATGCAGATGTGCCCTTGTTCTTTTTGAGTGCAAAAACCATGAAAGAAGATATCATACAAGGTTACAAACTGGGAGCTGATGATTACATCACCAAGCCTTTTGACAGCGAAGTTTTATTATTGAAGATCAAAGCGATCTTAAAACGTAATGAAGAGCTGAACAAAGAAAGTGAGAACAAAGAATACAATCTCTCCAGCTATCATTTTAACCCGAAGCTGCGCCAGTTGATTCATGGCGATAATACGCAAACGCTTTCTCCCAAAGAAAACGAATTGCTGAAAATGCTGGCTGAGCATTTAAACGACCTGCTGCCACGCGAACAGGCATTGAAGAAAATATGGGGCAGCGATACTTATTTTAACGGTCGTAGCATGGACGTATATATCGCCAAGCTGCGTAAATACCTAAAAGAAGATGATAAGATCGAGATCGTGAATATTCATGGTAACGGTTTCAGGTTGGTGGTGCAGCCTTAA
- a CDS encoding alpha/beta hydrolase: MKKIIYGLPGIYIIVMMGLVMFQQKLIFRPEKLDAAYRFSFDQPFKELNFKSSDGALLNALYFTVPDPKGAILYFHGNKGSLRRWGVIASAFTKYGYNVLVMDYRGYGKSTGDMSELSLQNDARFFYKELQQQFPEDQIIVYGRSLGTHFAALVASENKPQRLILESPFTSIMDVAQARFPILPVKYFLKFPFNSSQCIEKLSCPLTIFHGTADKVVPYRLGRQLFEQAAGTNKALITINAGAHNNLAEFKEYGVEMERVLGRVVLEQGE, from the coding sequence GTGAAGAAGATAATATACGGACTTCCGGGTATTTATATAATTGTCATGATGGGATTAGTTATGTTTCAGCAAAAGTTAATTTTCAGGCCGGAGAAGCTGGATGCGGCTTATCGCTTTTCTTTTGATCAACCTTTTAAAGAGCTTAATTTTAAAAGTTCCGATGGCGCGTTGTTGAATGCACTCTACTTTACCGTACCTGACCCTAAGGGGGCCATCCTCTATTTTCACGGCAATAAAGGCAGTTTAAGAAGGTGGGGAGTCATCGCTTCCGCATTTACTAAATATGGTTACAATGTGCTGGTGATGGATTACCGTGGATATGGTAAAAGTACCGGTGATATGTCTGAACTCAGTCTGCAAAACGATGCGCGGTTTTTTTATAAGGAATTACAGCAACAATTTCCGGAGGATCAGATCATCGTATATGGCCGTTCTTTGGGTACTCATTTCGCAGCGTTGGTCGCATCTGAAAACAAGCCACAGCGGCTGATATTGGAGTCGCCTTTTACCAGTATAATGGATGTTGCACAGGCCCGCTTTCCCATTCTACCCGTAAAGTATTTTCTAAAATTTCCTTTTAACAGCAGCCAATGTATTGAAAAGCTCAGTTGCCCTTTAACCATCTTTCACGGTACGGCAGATAAGGTGGTACCTTACCGCTTAGGCCGGCAATTGTTTGAGCAGGCAGCCGGTACAAACAAGGCATTGATCACTATTAATGCGGGCGCACATAATAACCTGGCAGAGTTTAAGGAGTATGGGGTGGAGATGGAAAGGGTTTTGGGAAGAGTTGTGTTGGAGCAGGGTGAATAA
- the ruvB gene encoding Holliday junction branch migration DNA helicase RuvB: MSNPNLNREKQGMNAAEREFENTIRPGQIKEFAGQPQLIENLTIFIRAAKIRGEALDHVLFHGPPGLGKTTLSRIVANELGVNIKETSGPVIEKPGDLAGLLTSLEPNDVLFIDEIHRLSTVVEEYLYAAMEDYRLDILIDSGPNARSIQLSLNPFTLIGATTRSGLLTAPLLSRFAIKSRLEYYSAETLTKIVLRAAKILGTTISNAAAKEIAKRSRATPRIANGLLRRVRDFAQVLNDGEIDLGITQHALKALNVDEYGLDDMDNRILVAIIDKFKGGPVGITTIATAVGEEAGTLEEVYEPFLIQEGFMQRTPRGREVTHKAYEHLGKKPNRGGNSLELNF; encoded by the coding sequence ATGAGCAATCCGAATTTAAACAGAGAAAAGCAGGGGATGAATGCCGCTGAACGTGAGTTTGAAAATACTATCAGACCCGGGCAAATTAAAGAATTTGCCGGGCAGCCACAGCTTATTGAGAATCTTACCATATTCATAAGAGCTGCTAAGATCAGGGGCGAAGCGTTGGATCATGTGTTATTTCACGGACCACCCGGCCTTGGTAAAACTACGCTGTCGCGCATCGTGGCTAACGAGTTGGGGGTAAACATTAAGGAAACCAGTGGCCCTGTAATTGAAAAGCCGGGCGACCTGGCAGGTCTACTCACTTCCCTCGAGCCTAATGATGTATTGTTTATTGATGAGATACACCGGCTAAGCACCGTTGTAGAAGAGTATCTCTATGCCGCTATGGAAGACTACCGCCTGGATATATTAATTGATAGTGGTCCTAATGCCCGTAGTATACAGTTGTCGTTGAATCCCTTTACTCTAATTGGGGCTACCACCCGTAGTGGCTTGTTAACTGCTCCCCTTCTTTCGAGGTTTGCCATCAAATCTAGGTTGGAATATTATTCTGCCGAAACATTGACTAAAATTGTGTTGCGTGCCGCGAAGATTTTAGGGACTACGATATCTAACGCTGCCGCCAAAGAGATAGCCAAGCGCAGCCGTGCCACACCCCGTATTGCCAATGGCCTGTTGCGCCGTGTGCGCGATTTTGCACAGGTGCTCAACGACGGGGAAATTGACCTGGGTATTACACAACATGCGTTAAAAGCATTGAATGTAGATGAGTACGGTTTAGATGATATGGACAACCGCATACTGGTGGCAATTATTGATAAATTTAAAGGCGGTCCGGTAGGTATTACTACCATTGCTACTGCAGTGGGAGAAGAAGCAGGCACGCTCGAGGAAGTATATGAGCCATTTCTGATACAGGAGGGCTTTATGCAGCGTACACCCCGCGGCCGTGAGGTTACACATAAAGCTTATGAACATTTAGGAAAGAAACCCAATAGAGGAGGGAATAGTTTGGAGTTGAATTTTTAA